The following are encoded together in the Anaerolineae bacterium genome:
- the xseB gene encoding exodeoxyribonuclease VII small subunit, whose protein sequence is MAKLTFEKSMKQLEQIVQELESGDLSLEKAIKKFEEGISLTKFCSEKLDETEKKITMLLRDQEGNISEKPFIIDE, encoded by the coding sequence ATGGCTAAGCTGACATTTGAAAAATCTATGAAACAGCTTGAACAGATAGTTCAAGAACTTGAATCCGGTGATTTGTCTCTTGAGAAGGCTATAAAAAAATTTGAAGAAGGTATAAGCCTGACAAAGTTCTGTTCTGAAAAACTGGATGAAACAGAAAAAAAGATCACGATGTTACTGCGAGATCAGGAAGGAAATATTTCCGAAAAACCATTTATAATTGACGAATAA
- the fusA gene encoding elongation factor G translates to MTDMTENLRNIAFVSHGGAGKTSLAEVMLFNAGVIKRLGRVEDGNTVMDFEPEELKRNTSISSGFHQFKWGKQVISLIDTPGDQNFFSDTRSCMQAADGIVILIDAVDGIKVQTEMAWDFAEEFNLPCIIFVNKMDRDRADFFRTFKDAANCFKPKPIMLQLPIGAEADFKGVVDLVRMKAYTYDSNGKAIQGDIPSDMQEQAEKEREALIENIAETDDDLLERYLNGETWSDDDIITGLRKGILLRAIMPALCGSAISNIGIDLLCDTIAECMPSPVDRGAIICTDPEGKNEIEQSPDPDGPFSGFVFKTVADPYAGRLSILRIISGTLGGDGTFYNTNKNSKERFTQLLRVEGKEQKSITGAGPGSIVAVAKLKDTTTGDTLCDEANKIKFKCADPLPTLISFAIEPKSKEDEDKIFSSLSKLLEEDIALKLTRNSETKEILLSGRGQVHIETVVEKLKRKFNVKVNLNTPKVPYKETIKKKVRVQGKHKKQSGGHGQFGDCWIQIEPLPRGKGFEFVNSIVGGSIPKTYIPAVEKGIVEAAQKGALVGFPCVDFKVILDDGSYHAVDSSEMAFKIAGSLAFKKAAIEANPVLLEPIMKVSITAPDEYMGDIMGDLNSRRGRVLGMDNKGKSQIINATVPMAEFLTYAPDIRSMTGGRGMFSMEFSHYDEVPAQISQKLVEEIKKSRE, encoded by the coding sequence ATGACCGACATGACTGAAAACTTAAGAAACATCGCTTTTGTATCACATGGTGGAGCCGGAAAAACATCTCTTGCCGAGGTTATGCTTTTTAACGCGGGTGTTATCAAGAGGCTTGGACGTGTTGAAGACGGCAATACAGTTATGGATTTTGAGCCGGAAGAGCTTAAACGCAATACAAGTATCAGCAGCGGATTCCACCAGTTCAAATGGGGAAAACAGGTTATTTCCCTTATAGATACCCCGGGAGATCAGAATTTCTTTTCAGATACCAGAAGCTGCATGCAGGCTGCTGATGGAATTGTTATTCTGATTGATGCCGTGGACGGCATCAAGGTGCAGACCGAGATGGCATGGGATTTTGCCGAAGAATTCAACTTGCCCTGCATAATTTTTGTAAATAAAATGGACAGGGACCGGGCGGATTTTTTTCGCACTTTTAAAGACGCGGCAAACTGTTTTAAACCAAAGCCGATCATGTTGCAGCTTCCGATAGGAGCTGAAGCGGATTTTAAAGGGGTTGTGGATCTTGTCAGGATGAAAGCATATACCTATGATTCTAACGGAAAGGCAATACAAGGAGATATCCCTTCTGATATGCAGGAGCAGGCGGAAAAAGAAAGAGAAGCCCTGATTGAAAATATTGCAGAGACAGATGATGATCTTCTTGAAAGGTATCTTAATGGAGAAACCTGGTCCGATGACGATATTATAACAGGTTTAAGAAAAGGTATATTATTGCGAGCAATTATGCCTGCTCTTTGCGGATCTGCCATAAGTAATATCGGCATTGATTTATTATGCGATACAATTGCTGAATGCATGCCTTCACCTGTTGATAGAGGCGCTATAATATGCACGGATCCTGAAGGTAAAAATGAAATCGAGCAAAGTCCGGATCCGGACGGTCCATTTTCAGGTTTTGTGTTTAAAACCGTGGCAGACCCGTATGCCGGCCGGCTATCAATCTTAAGAATTATTTCAGGAACCCTGGGGGGTGACGGAACCTTTTATAATACAAATAAAAATTCAAAGGAACGCTTTACCCAGCTATTAAGGGTTGAAGGAAAAGAACAAAAATCAATAACAGGGGCCGGACCGGGTTCCATAGTCGCTGTTGCAAAACTTAAAGATACAACCACTGGCGATACCCTTTGTGATGAGGCTAATAAGATTAAATTCAAATGCGCCGACCCTCTTCCCACGCTTATCTCTTTTGCTATTGAGCCAAAATCAAAGGAGGATGAAGACAAAATATTTTCCTCTCTTTCAAAGCTTCTGGAAGAGGATATTGCTCTGAAACTTACACGGAATTCCGAAACAAAGGAGATTCTTCTGTCAGGAAGGGGGCAGGTTCATATCGAAACTGTTGTTGAGAAGCTTAAAAGGAAGTTCAATGTTAAAGTAAATCTCAACACCCCCAAGGTTCCCTATAAGGAAACTATCAAGAAAAAGGTCAGGGTTCAGGGAAAACATAAAAAACAATCAGGGGGCCACGGCCAGTTTGGTGATTGCTGGATTCAGATAGAACCGCTTCCAAGAGGAAAAGGGTTTGAGTTTGTCAATTCAATTGTAGGAGGCTCAATTCCAAAGACTTACATTCCAGCGGTTGAAAAGGGGATTGTGGAAGCGGCACAGAAGGGCGCGCTTGTCGGGTTTCCGTGCGTGGATTTCAAAGTTATACTTGACGACGGCTCCTATCATGCTGTTGACTCTTCTGAAATGGCGTTTAAGATCGCCGGTTCTCTTGCCTTTAAAAAAGCTGCCATAGAAGCCAATCCTGTTTTGCTTGAACCTATCATGAAGGTTTCCATCACAGCGCCTGATGAATATATGGGCGACATTATGGGAGATCTTAACAGCAGGCGCGGCAGAGTCCTGGGCATGGACAACAAGGGTAAAAGTCAAATTATCAACGCAACAGTACCAATGGCTGAATTTCTTACCTATGCACCTGATATCAGATCAATGACAGGCGGTCGCGGCATGTTTTCCATGGAATTCTCTCATTATGATGAGGTTCCGGCACAGATATCACAAAAGCTTGTCGAAGAGATAAAAAAGAGCAGGGAATAG
- a CDS encoding farnesyl diphosphate synthase, whose amino-acid sequence MFDLSSYLVSKSNYINNSLNEILRDRLSSSRIVSAMEYSLMAGGKRIRPVLCIAAAEALGGKADKVLPAACAIEMIHTYSLIHDDLPAIDNDGFRRGKPTCHIAFDEATAILAGDALLTLAFQILSSIKLKNEHYASKWLSVIHAISRAAGYQGMIEGQMRDIASEGVMLALNELEEMHSLKTGAIIEASICCGAIIGNGNIGQIKQLGIYAKNIGLAFQVTDDILNVEGDPEIMGKAVGTDKNRKKSTYPSIMGINESREFAEKLAGNALQSLDGFDNRSDPLRAIAGYIVKRKK is encoded by the coding sequence ATGTTTGATCTAAGTTCATATCTTGTTTCGAAAAGTAACTATATAAACAACTCACTTAATGAAATACTGCGTGACAGATTAAGTTCGAGCAGGATTGTATCTGCCATGGAATATTCTCTTATGGCGGGCGGGAAGCGTATCAGACCTGTTTTGTGTATTGCCGCGGCCGAAGCTTTGGGCGGGAAAGCGGATAAGGTTTTGCCGGCCGCCTGTGCCATTGAGATGATCCACACCTATTCGTTAATCCACGACGATCTTCCTGCCATTGATAATGATGGTTTCAGAAGGGGCAAACCAACCTGTCATATCGCATTTGATGAGGCTACCGCAATCCTTGCAGGCGATGCCCTCCTCACGCTGGCATTTCAGATACTTTCGTCAATCAAGTTAAAAAATGAACATTATGCCTCAAAATGGCTGAGTGTTATTCATGCTATTTCACGCGCAGCCGGGTATCAGGGAATGATTGAAGGACAGATGAGGGATATTGCATCTGAAGGGGTTATGCTGGCCTTGAATGAACTTGAAGAAATGCATTCCTTAAAGACAGGGGCTATTATTGAAGCATCAATATGTTGCGGAGCCATTATTGGAAACGGTAATATCGGGCAGATAAAACAGCTCGGGATTTATGCAAAAAATATCGGTCTTGCCTTTCAGGTCACAGACGATATCCTTAATGTCGAAGGTGATCCAGAGATAATGGGAAAGGCTGTAGGCACTGATAAAAACCGTAAAAAAAGCACCTACCCTTCTATCATGGGAATTAATGAATCCAGAGAATTTGCTGAAAAACTCGCGGGCAACGCATTGCAATCATTAGATGGTTTTGACAACAGGTCTGATCCGCTTCGCGCTATTGCCGGTTACATTGTTAAAAGAAAAAAATAA
- the xseA gene encoding exodeoxyribonuclease VII large subunit — MNSNNGKIEQRIYTVSELTLSIKSLVEEKFPFVWISGEISNFHMPVSRHFYFTLKDKNAQINAVMFHGQNRNLKFNVKDGLSVVGLGRISVYEPRGNYQIIFEHLEPIGIGALQISFEQLKARLSEEGLFDEKHKRPLPFLPKKISIITSPTGSVVHDILEIIYRRFPNLHIEIIPVKVQGDGAEREIASAFELLNLRADTKDSADLVILARGGGSIEDLAAFNSETVARAVFASKIPVISAVGHETDFTISDFVADLRAPTPSAAAELAVNKKDDLERRCIQTRRLLTSCFFNKIERFRIQINETSKRLVDPKKKIQDLRLRIDDLSTRLIRLFKNSLSLRRERLAWRVNSLQTLSPLSILARGYSITRTIPDAVVIMDSKQVSKRQELEVMVAKGSLICRVERILNNG, encoded by the coding sequence GTGAATTCTAATAACGGGAAAATAGAACAACGGATATATACTGTATCCGAGTTGACCCTTTCCATTAAATCTTTGGTTGAAGAAAAATTCCCATTTGTCTGGATTTCCGGAGAAATTTCCAATTTCCACATGCCGGTTTCCAGGCACTTTTATTTTACATTAAAAGATAAAAATGCTCAGATAAATGCGGTAATGTTTCACGGCCAGAACCGGAATTTGAAATTTAATGTCAAAGATGGGTTAAGCGTAGTAGGACTTGGCAGGATAAGTGTTTACGAACCTCGTGGCAACTATCAGATAATCTTTGAGCACCTGGAACCGATAGGCATAGGCGCTCTGCAAATCTCTTTTGAACAGCTCAAAGCCAGACTTTCCGAAGAAGGGCTTTTCGATGAAAAACACAAGAGGCCCCTGCCCTTTTTACCTAAAAAAATCAGCATTATAACCTCTCCCACCGGCTCGGTTGTCCATGATATCCTGGAAATAATTTACAGGCGCTTTCCAAACCTTCATATTGAGATCATACCGGTTAAGGTTCAGGGAGATGGAGCTGAAAGGGAAATTGCATCAGCCTTTGAATTGTTGAATCTAAGGGCAGATACTAAGGACAGCGCTGATTTGGTCATCCTGGCCAGAGGCGGCGGATCCATAGAGGATCTTGCTGCATTTAATTCAGAAACAGTTGCAAGGGCTGTTTTTGCCTCAAAGATTCCGGTTATTTCAGCTGTCGGACATGAGACCGATTTTACAATTTCCGACTTTGTTGCCGACCTCAGAGCCCCGACCCCATCTGCTGCCGCAGAACTGGCGGTTAACAAAAAGGATGATCTTGAGCGGAGATGCATCCAAACCAGAAGGTTGTTAACATCCTGTTTCTTCAATAAGATTGAGCGTTTTCGCATACAAATAAATGAAACATCCAAACGGCTGGTTGACCCAAAGAAAAAAATTCAGGACCTCAGGCTTAGAATAGACGACTTAAGCACCCGGCTTATCAGGCTATTTAAAAACAGTTTGAGCTTGAGACGGGAACGGCTTGCCTGGCGTGTTAACAGCCTGCAGACTTTAAGCCCTCTCTCAATCCTGGCTCGTGGTTACAGTATCACCAGAACGATTCCGGATGCGGTTGTTATCATGGATTCAAAACAGGTAAGCAAGAGGCAGGAGCTTGAAGTAATGGTTGCAAAGGGTTCTTTAATATGCCGTGTAGAAAGGATATTGAATAATGGCTAA
- the glmM gene encoding phosphoglucosamine mutase translates to MGKLFGTDGIRGMANEYPITPETAVAVGRAIASFFKKKRDVSGIIIGKDTRISGYMLEYALVSGICSMGVDAYLTGVLPTPGIAFLTASTHAVAGIVISASHNPFYDNGIKIFKGDGFKLSDKEEEEIERLVLGHETVSASKQIQNTGNVYKIDDAEESYCAFLKTAIARDNPFKGIKIIMDCSNGATYRVAPKLFAGLGANVESIFINPDGKNINDNCGSQHPEILSKKVVEKGADIGLAFDGDGDRLIAVDEKGNILTGDQMIFICAAVMKQKGELKNNLVVSTVMSNIGLKLALKDIGIEHVAADVGDRYVAEKMISSKAVLGGEESGHMIFLNHQTTGDGLLAAIKLIEAAKMESKPVSTLGKKMTLFPQVLVSVKVKSKPDICSIPVIKEAIKSVETSLGKKGRVLVRYSGTQPLCRIMVEGPGMDETSMYCKQIADTVQEKIGV, encoded by the coding sequence ATGGGCAAACTATTCGGCACCGACGGCATAAGGGGTATGGCAAATGAATATCCGATAACACCTGAAACAGCTGTAGCCGTGGGCAGGGCAATCGCGTCATTTTTTAAGAAAAAAAGGGATGTGTCCGGTATAATCATTGGAAAGGATACCAGGATATCCGGGTATATGCTGGAATATGCGTTAGTTTCCGGAATCTGTTCAATGGGTGTGGACGCATATCTTACAGGCGTTCTCCCAACCCCCGGCATAGCCTTTTTAACCGCTTCAACCCATGCTGTCGCCGGAATTGTGATATCTGCATCCCATAATCCCTTTTATGATAATGGAATAAAGATATTTAAAGGAGACGGCTTTAAGCTTTCAGATAAGGAAGAGGAGGAGATCGAAAGGCTTGTGCTTGGCCATGAAACAGTTTCAGCCTCAAAACAGATACAAAATACAGGCAATGTTTATAAAATCGATGATGCTGAAGAAAGTTACTGCGCTTTTCTTAAAACCGCAATTGCGCGGGACAACCCCTTCAAAGGGATTAAGATCATCATGGATTGTTCAAATGGTGCGACATATCGTGTTGCGCCTAAACTGTTTGCAGGCCTTGGCGCAAACGTAGAATCCATCTTTATCAATCCTGATGGAAAAAATATAAATGATAACTGCGGGTCCCAGCATCCGGAAATCCTGAGTAAAAAGGTTGTTGAAAAAGGGGCTGACATCGGACTTGCCTTTGACGGCGACGGCGACAGGCTTATTGCGGTTGATGAAAAAGGGAATATTTTAACCGGCGACCAGATGATTTTCATCTGCGCAGCGGTCATGAAGCAAAAAGGGGAGCTTAAAAACAATCTGGTTGTAAGTACTGTTATGAGCAATATCGGGCTTAAACTTGCTTTAAAAGATATAGGCATAGAGCATGTTGCCGCGGATGTGGGAGACCGTTATGTTGCGGAAAAGATGATTTCATCCAAAGCTGTTTTAGGAGGCGAAGAATCAGGCCACATGATCTTTTTGAACCATCAGACAACAGGTGATGGGCTTCTTGCCGCTATAAAGCTGATCGAAGCTGCTAAAATGGAATCAAAACCTGTTTCAACCCTCGGCAAAAAAATGACCCTGTTTCCACAGGTTCTTGTCAGTGTTAAAGTAAAGAGCAAGCCTGATATCTGCTCGATTCCTGTTATCAAAGAGGCGATAAAATCGGTTGAAACAAGCCTGGGTAAAAAGGGCAGGGTGCTTGTTCGTTATTCAGGCACCCAGCCCCTTTGCAGAATAATGGTTGAGGGGCCGGGCATGGATGAAACCAGCATGTACTGTAAACAGATAGCAGATACAGTACAGGAAAAAATAGGAGTTTGA
- the dxs gene encoding 1-deoxy-D-xylulose-5-phosphate synthase, with product MSILDNINSPADLKQISRSDLPVLAAEIRKVIVDVVSRTGGHLASSLGAVELAIAIHYVFDAPDDKILWDVGHQAYAHKLLTGRREQFHTLRQLNGISGFTRIKESPYDAFTTGHSSTSISAGLGMACAKRLKKATSKVVAIIGDGSMTAGLAYEGLNQAGDIHKNFLVILNDNEMSISQNVGALSSRLSRTFSAKYMQDLKKELGLFLKSVPKIGEDIYQFAKRSKESFKTFITPGILFEAFNFEYFGPINGHKLDHLIDILNNIKNTDEPVLLHVITKKGKGYTPAENNPVYFHGVGSFDSKTGNCIEQKESTPTYTEVFGKIMVKLAENDKRIVAVTAAMPEGTGLVKFAEVYPDRFFDVGIAEQHGVTFAAGMAAEGLRPVVAIYSTFLQRAYDQILHDVCIEALPVIFALDRGGIVGEDGRTHQGLFDLSYLRSLPNMVVMAPKDENELCRMLVTALAHNGPIAFRYPRGKGAGVKIEEDITPIPLGKGEILTEGNDVLILAIGSSVCEALSAGLILAGQDINATIVNCRFVKPIDVDLICSLAKKIPRIITVEENVRQGGFGSAVLECLNDEGITDFRLERIGIPDTFVEHGPQEFLRKKYRIDASAIVDAAKKMLDGQNCQK from the coding sequence TTGAGCATACTTGATAATATTAATTCACCAGCAGATTTAAAGCAGATTTCACGATCCGATCTGCCGGTTCTTGCAGCGGAAATTCGAAAAGTTATAGTTGATGTGGTTTCCAGAACCGGCGGCCATCTGGCTTCAAGTCTCGGCGCTGTTGAGCTTGCAATCGCCATCCACTATGTTTTTGATGCTCCTGATGATAAAATTCTCTGGGATGTCGGGCACCAGGCATATGCCCACAAGCTGCTTACAGGACGCAGGGAACAATTTCATACACTCAGGCAGCTCAACGGCATAAGCGGCTTTACCCGCATAAAAGAAAGCCCTTATGATGCTTTTACAACCGGACACAGCAGCACATCCATATCAGCGGGCCTTGGCATGGCCTGCGCCAAGCGTTTAAAAAAGGCAACATCCAAGGTGGTAGCCATTATAGGAGACGGTTCCATGACCGCCGGGCTTGCCTATGAAGGGCTTAACCAGGCAGGAGACATTCATAAAAATTTCCTTGTTATACTAAACGACAATGAAATGTCTATTTCTCAAAATGTGGGCGCCCTATCCTCACGTTTAAGCCGGACATTTTCAGCAAAATATATGCAGGATTTAAAAAAGGAGCTTGGGCTTTTCCTTAAATCCGTACCAAAAATCGGAGAGGATATTTATCAGTTCGCGAAACGTTCAAAAGAATCCTTTAAAACCTTTATTACACCGGGGATACTGTTTGAGGCATTCAATTTTGAATACTTTGGCCCGATAAATGGACATAAACTGGATCATCTTATTGATATACTGAATAATATTAAAAATACCGACGAGCCTGTTCTCCTTCATGTCATTACCAAGAAGGGAAAGGGATACACTCCTGCCGAGAATAATCCTGTTTATTTTCATGGAGTCGGATCTTTTGATTCTAAAACCGGTAACTGTATTGAGCAAAAAGAATCCACTCCGACCTATACCGAAGTTTTCGGCAAAATAATGGTAAAATTAGCCGAAAATGATAAAAGGATTGTCGCAGTTACTGCGGCAATGCCCGAAGGCACAGGACTTGTTAAATTTGCCGAGGTTTATCCTGACCGTTTTTTTGATGTCGGGATAGCTGAGCAGCATGGTGTAACATTTGCCGCGGGAATGGCTGCCGAGGGGCTGAGACCGGTTGTGGCAATCTACTCCACCTTTTTGCAGCGCGCATATGATCAGATCCTCCACGATGTATGCATTGAAGCCCTGCCCGTGATTTTTGCGCTTGACAGAGGAGGCATTGTCGGTGAAGACGGCCGGACCCATCAGGGGTTGTTCGATCTTTCTTATCTTAGAAGTCTTCCAAACATGGTGGTAATGGCGCCAAAGGATGAAAATGAACTTTGCCGGATGTTAGTTACCGCCCTTGCCCATAATGGCCCTATAGCATTTCGATATCCACGGGGAAAAGGAGCAGGCGTAAAAATAGAAGAAGATATCACCCCCATACCTCTCGGAAAAGGAGAAATTCTGACAGAAGGGAATGATGTTCTTATTTTAGCCATTGGCAGCTCTGTTTGCGAAGCCCTTTCAGCAGGTTTAATACTGGCCGGACAGGATATAAATGCAACAATTGTAAATTGCCGCTTTGTAAAGCCGATCGATGTTGATTTGATATGTTCTCTGGCAAAAAAAATACCGCGCATTATAACCGTTGAAGAAAATGTTCGTCAGGGAGGATTTGGAAGCGCGGTTCTGGAATGCTTAAATGATGAAGGTATAACAGATTTTCGCCTTGAACGTATCGGCATACCCGATACCTTTGTTGAACACGGCCCTCAGGAGTTTCTCAGAAAAAAATACCGGATAGATGCATCTGCCATAGTTGATGCGGCAAAAAAAATGCTTGATGGGCAAAATTGTCAAAAATAA
- a CDS encoding DNA photolyase — protein sequence MSLLKLYIDKEVADSPEVISIKSRLNLPFETVHDARELFELILSADDPVKKGKEILFLTKNKGAFIRPCPGTSHYTCCGYKILHIGTFCAMDCSYCILQSYFHPPVLQYFVNHDDLLSELDILFQKKGVSRVGTGEFTDSMIWERWTDLSNLLVPKFSGQTSAVLELKTKTIAINRLKNLDHNRKTIVSWSLNTNAIISNEERHTTSLSERLNAAAKCESWGYPLAFHFDPMIIYEGCEEDYRQVIIQLFSTISPENIVWISLGTFRFMPSLKQVIQKRFPDSRIIYGEFISGLDNKMRYFKPLRINLYQKMAFWIKEAAPDVLVYFCMEDDEVWEKSLGFIPSDHGGLPEMLDESAVRHCGLKKSA from the coding sequence ATGTCGCTTTTAAAACTTTATATAGATAAAGAGGTTGCTGATTCGCCCGAGGTTATTTCCATAAAATCGCGCCTTAATCTACCTTTTGAAACAGTTCATGATGCGCGTGAATTATTTGAATTGATCTTATCAGCGGATGATCCTGTTAAAAAGGGGAAAGAAATTCTTTTCCTTACAAAAAATAAGGGCGCTTTTATCAGGCCATGTCCCGGAACCAGCCATTATACCTGTTGCGGCTACAAGATACTGCACATCGGCACTTTCTGCGCCATGGACTGCTCTTACTGTATCCTGCAATCATATTTTCATCCGCCTGTTCTTCAGTATTTTGTTAACCATGACGATCTGCTGTCGGAATTGGACATCCTGTTTCAAAAAAAAGGGGTGAGCAGGGTAGGGACCGGAGAGTTTACCGACAGCATGATCTGGGAGCGGTGGACAGACCTTTCAAATCTGCTTGTTCCTAAATTTTCCGGCCAAACATCCGCCGTGCTGGAGCTAAAGACCAAAACAATTGCCATTAACAGGCTGAAAAATCTTGATCACAATCGCAAGACAATAGTTTCCTGGTCACTTAATACAAATGCGATTATCAGCAATGAGGAGCGTCATACAACCTCTCTTTCCGAGAGGCTGAATGCAGCTGCCAAATGCGAGTCATGGGGATACCCGCTGGCCTTTCATTTTGATCCGATGATTATTTATGAGGGTTGCGAAGAGGATTACAGGCAGGTGATTATCCAGCTCTTTTCCACAATATCTCCTGAAAATATCGTATGGATAAGCCTCGGAACTTTTAGATTTATGCCATCTTTAAAACAGGTTATCCAAAAACGGTTTCCTGATTCAAGAATAATATACGGAGAATTCATATCCGGCCTTGACAATAAGATGCGCTACTTTAAGCCTCTTCGTATCAATCTTTATCAAAAGATGGCTTTCTGGATAAAGGAGGCAGCCCCCGATGTTCTTGTCTATTTCTGCATGGAAGATGATGAGGTATGGGAAAAGTCTCTTGGATTTATCCCATCCGACCATGGAGGCCTGCCTGAAATGCTGGATGAGAGCGCTGTACGACATTGCGGGCTTAAGAAAAGTGCCTAA
- a CDS encoding Bax inhibitor-1/YccA family protein translates to MQFVSTDRAQTQVIVNEFIRSVYNWMAIGLSLTGFIAFYVSSSPNMIRLIYGNKVLFFGLIIGELALVFYLSARVQKIQASTATALFILYAALNGATLSFIFLVYTSSSIASTFFICAATFVSCSIYGMVTKRDLTSLGGFMAMGLIGIIIASLVNMFIRSSGMSLIISYIGVFVFVGLTAYDTQKLKQMALTQPADLEAGVVRKGAIMGALTLYLDFINLFLMLLRILGDRR, encoded by the coding sequence ATGCAATTCGTATCAACAGATAGAGCACAAACTCAGGTCATAGTTAATGAATTTATTCGCAGCGTATATAACTGGATGGCCATTGGACTTAGCCTTACAGGTTTTATCGCGTTTTATGTTTCAAGCAGCCCGAACATGATAAGACTTATTTATGGAAATAAGGTTTTGTTTTTTGGGCTTATAATAGGCGAATTAGCCCTTGTTTTTTATTTAAGCGCAAGGGTACAAAAAATTCAGGCCTCAACCGCGACAGCCCTGTTTATACTTTATGCGGCATTAAACGGGGCTACACTGTCCTTTATATTCCTTGTTTATACCAGTTCATCCATTGCATCGACATTTTTTATCTGTGCTGCAACCTTTGTTTCATGCAGCATATACGGTATGGTTACAAAACGTGATCTTACCTCGCTTGGCGGTTTCATGGCCATGGGGCTTATCGGAATTATCATAGCATCTCTTGTTAATATGTTTATCCGCAGCTCTGGAATGAGTCTGATCATCAGCTATATAGGTGTCTTTGTTTTTGTCGGTTTAACCGCGTATGACACGCAAAAACTGAAACAAATGGCCCTTACACAGCCCGCTGATCTTGAGGCAGGAGTCGTCAGAAAAGGGGCGATTATGGGCGCCCTTACATTATATCTGGACTTTATCAACCTGTTTCTTATGCTGCTTAGAATATTAGGAGACAGAAGATAG
- a CDS encoding TlyA family RNA methyltransferase — protein MSKIRLDLIIVEKGLAPSLQRGRSLIMSGKVLVNNSPVDKPGAVVSQDDEITIKGENIPHVSRGGLKLEEALHAFKIDVENLICLDVGASTGGFTDCLLQHGAACVYAVDVGYGQLAWKLRQDPRVVVIERTNIRHMPSEIIPRPVDLITIDVSFISLKIVVPAVIKFMKKEGIILALIKPQFEVAKEKAGKGGVVRDKKLHDEVIKDLSDFFIKTGFSCEPVIPSPILGSKGNREFMIVLKSPYKS, from the coding sequence TTGTCAAAAATAAGACTTGACCTGATAATTGTGGAAAAAGGGCTGGCGCCAAGCCTGCAACGCGGACGCTCTCTGATTATGTCGGGGAAGGTTCTGGTAAACAACAGCCCTGTGGATAAGCCGGGCGCTGTTGTTTCACAAGATGATGAGATAACTATTAAAGGAGAGAATATCCCCCATGTAAGCAGGGGCGGCCTTAAACTTGAAGAGGCTTTGCATGCTTTTAAAATAGATGTTGAAAATCTTATCTGTCTTGATGTGGGAGCATCAACCGGTGGATTTACAGACTGTTTATTGCAACATGGAGCTGCCTGTGTGTATGCCGTTGATGTCGGATATGGACAATTGGCCTGGAAGCTTCGGCAGGATCCGCGCGTCGTGGTTATTGAACGGACAAATATCCGGCATATGCCGTCTGAAATAATTCCCCGGCCCGTTGATCTTATCACAATAGATGTTTCATTTATCTCCTTAAAAATAGTTGTTCCAGCAGTAATTAAGTTTATGAAAAAAGAGGGAATAATCCTTGCCCTGATAAAGCCACAGTTTGAAGTAGCCAAGGAAAAGGCAGGCAAGGGCGGCGTGGTTCGTGACAAAAAACTGCATGATGAAGTGATAAAGGATCTTTCAGATTTTTTTATCAAAACAGGTTTTTCATGCGAACCGGTTATACCCTCTCCAATACTTGGCTCCAAGGGGAACAGGGAATTTATGATTGTATTAAAATCGCCTTATAAGTCTTGA